A genomic window from Prunus persica cultivar Lovell chromosome G2, Prunus_persica_NCBIv2, whole genome shotgun sequence includes:
- the LOC18787571 gene encoding taxadien-5-alpha-ol O-acetyltransferase: MAGSVRVKEAVVVAPSEPTPTCVLNLSSIDSQLFLRFTIEYLLVYAPRPVLNQEATTSRVKSALAKALVPYYPLAGRVRPKADGSSLEVVCRAQGAVFIEAVSDRATLSDFERAPRYVAQWRKLLSLQVADVLKGAPPLVVQLTWLKDGAAALGVGFNHCLCDGIGSAEFLNSFAELAAGKPGFANEFKPNPVWDRHLLDPQPVNQVMPRHRIPNAASHPEFNKVPDRCGFMNRFSNERLIPTSITFENIYLSELKKLALSTSRLSTESAYTSFEVLSAHVWRSWARALNLASNQILKLLFSVNVRNRVKPSLPGGYYGNAFVLGCAQSSVKDLEEKGLGHAAGLVKRAKERVGEEYVRRVVESVSESKASPDTVGVLIVSQWSRLGLERVDFGMGRPVHVGPILSDRYCLFLPVGSKNNKGGGDDDDDDDGDDQGESVKVMVAVPTSAVDKYEILVKSLYS, encoded by the coding sequence ATGGCAGGTTCTGTGCGTGTGAAAGAGGCTGTCGTCGTTGCGCCCTCCGAGCCCACCCCAACTTGCGTCCTCAACCTCTCATCCATTGACTCGCAACTCTTCCTTCGATTCACCATTGAGTACCTCTTGGTCTACGCCCCTCGACCGGTCCTCAATCAGGAAGCCACCACGTCCCGTGTCAAGTCCGCACTGGCCAAGGCCCTTGTCCCGTACTATCCGCTGGCCGGTCGGGTTCGGCCCAAAGCCGACGGCTCAAGCCTCGAGGTTGTCTGTCGAGCACAGGGCGCCGTGTTCATCGAGGCCGTGTCCGACCGCGCCACGCTCTCCGACTTCGAGCGGGCCCCGCGATACGTGGCGCAATGGAGGAAGCTACTGTCGCTCCAAGTGGCCGACGTTCTCAAGGGTGCCCCTCCGCTCGTCGTCCAGCTGACGTGGCTCAAGGACGGAGCCGCGGCGCTCGGCGTGGGATTCAACCACTGCCTCTGTGACGGGATCGGCAGCGCCGAGTTCCTCAACTCGTTCGCCGAGTTGGCAGCTGGCAAACCCGGGTTCGCGAACGAGTTCAAACCCAATCCTGTATGGGATCGCCACCTGCTGGACCCACAACCCGTAAATCAAGTAATGCCACGTCATCGAATTCCTAACGCGGCGAGTCACCCCGAGTTCAACAAGGTCCCCGACCGTTGCGGGTTCATGAACCGGTTCTCCAACGAACGACTCATCCCAACCTCCATAACATTCGAAAACATATACCTAAGCGAGCTGAAGAAACTCGCTCTGTCGACGAGTCGACTCAGCACCGAGTCGGCCTATACTTCGTTCGAGGTTCTCTCAGCCCACGTATGGAGGAGCTGGGCCAGAGCACTGAACCTAGCTTCAAACCAAATCTTGAAGCTCCTCTTCAGCGTCAACGTACGGAACCGAGTGAAGCCGAGTCTACCCGGCGGGTACTATGGCAATGCGTTTGTCCTGGGGTGCGCGCAGAGCAGCGTGAAGGATCTAGAGGAGAAGGGGCTGGGGCACGCGGCGGGGCTGGTGAAGCGTGCGAAGGAGAGGGTGGGGGAGGAGTACGTGCGGAGGGTGGTGGAGTCGGTGAGCGAGTCGAAGGCGAGTCCTGACACGGTGGGGGTGCTGATCGTGTCGCAGTGGTCAAGGCTGGGATTGGAAAGGGTTGACTTTGGGATGGGGAGGCCAGTGCATGTGGGGCCCATACTGAGCGACAGGTACTGCCTGTTTTTGCCAGTCGGtagtaaaaataataagggaggtggtgatgatgatgatgatgatgatggtgatgatcaGGGGGAATCTGTGAAGGTGATGGTGGCTGTCCCCACAAGTGCAGTTGACAAGTACGAGATATTGGTCAAGAGTCTATACTCGTGA
- the LOC18784600 gene encoding pentatricopeptide repeat-containing protein At3g56030, whose translation MARENHGLNACSFHPILNVVMEEAWGVVDLMRRLGASPDLTAYNYLLIAYCFFGDLDLTTAVLKRIEEKGMSADTRTYDALVLGACKVGKVEGALVLLRRMVDDGVPMQLSTHVYMIDSLLNASFYDQAVKFVRSFSGRDTWLNKKNFGSLGYRLIKLKRFDKAKLVLDEMKSRGLDMGEKLKEKYEII comes from the coding sequence ATGGCCCGTGAAAACCACGGCCTGAACGCGTGTAGCTTTCACCCCATACTCAATGTTGTTATGGAGGAAGCGTGGGGCGTGGTGGATCTGATGAGGAGGCTTGGGGCTTCGCCTGATCTGACGGCGTACAATTATCTATTGATCGCGTATTGTTTCTTCGGAGATTTGGATCTGACGACTGCAGTGCTGAAAAGGATTGAGGAGAAGGGGATGAGTGCGGACACGCGTACGTACGATGCGCTGGTGCTAGGCGCGTGCAAGGTGGGGAAGGTGGAGGGGGCTCTGGTGCTGCTGAGGAGGATGGTGGACGATGGAGTGCCGATGCAGCTTTCGACACACGTGTACATGATTGATTCGCTGCTGAACGCGAGCTTTTACGATCAGGCGGTGAAGTTTGTGAGGAGCTTTAGCGGGAGGGACACGTGGCTGAACAAGAAGAATTTCGGGAGCTTAGGGTATCGGCTCATCAAGTTGAAGAGGTTTGACAAGGCAAAACTGGTCTTGGACGAAATGAAATCCAGGGGTTTAGATATGGGCGagaaattgaaggagaaatatgagattatttAG
- the LOC18786437 gene encoding trihelix transcription factor ASIL1 isoform X1: MHRPTRTRAPGGRDDCWSEGATSTLITAWGDRYLQLNRGNLRQNDWKEVADAVNSGLNGGVKAPKTDVQCKNRIDTLKKKYKLEKSKPSPSTWPFYHRLHSLIGSSPDAAVSTKRKPSIPTLTVKSPDLKPKPPGGSRESSIGCEDGEDCNGDSVRKRRMEAVGLSGGAACRELAGAILKFGELYERMENLKQEQMMELEKQRMEFTKELEFQRLNMFKDAQVELEKMKRPKYAPCRANLVV, encoded by the exons ATGCATCGCCCGACCCGGACCCGCGCCCCCGGTGGCCGGGATGACTGTTGGAGCGAGGGCGCCACATCGACGCTAATCACGGCGTGGGGCGACCGTTACCTCCAGCTGAACCGCGGCAATCTCCGTCAGAATGACTGGAAGGAGGTGGCGGACGCCGTTAACTCTGGACTAAACGGCGGCGTCAAGGCGCCCAAGACGGACGTCCAGTGCAAAAACCGCATCGACACCCTGAAGAAAAAGTACAAACTGGAAAAGTCAAAGCCTAGCCCTTCCACGTGGCCTTTCTACCACCGCCTCCACTCCCTCATCGGCTCTTCACCGGACGCCGCCGTTTCGACCAAAAGAAAGCCCTCAATTCCCACTCTCACTGTAAAATCCCCAGACCTTAAGCCTAAGCCCCCGGGTGGGTCCAGGGAGAGCTCAATTGGATGCGAAGATGGTGAGGATTGTAATGGTGATAGTGTAAGGAAGCGTCGGATGGAGGCGGTGGGGTTATCGGGTGGAGCGGCGTGCAGGGAATTGGCGGGGGCAATATTGAAATTTGGGGAATTATACGAGAGGATGGAGAATTTGAAACAGGAGCAGATGATGGAGCTGGAGAAACAGAGGATGGAGTTCACAAAAGAACTCGAGTTCCAGAGGTTGAATATGTTCAAGGATGCTCAGGTCGAGCTGGAGAAGATGAAGCGCCCCAAGTATGCTCCTTGTAGAG CGAACTTGGTTGTATAA
- the LOC18786437 gene encoding trihelix transcription factor ASIL1 isoform X2, with product MHRPTRTRAPGGRDDCWSEGATSTLITAWGDRYLQLNRGNLRQNDWKEVADAVNSGLNGGVKAPKTDVQCKNRIDTLKKKYKLEKSKPSPSTWPFYHRLHSLIGSSPDAAVSTKRKPSIPTLTVKSPDLKPKPPGGSRESSIGCEDGEDCNGDSVRKRRMEAVGLSGGAACRELAGAILKFGELYERMENLKQEQMMELEKQRMEFTKELEFQRLNMFKDAQVELEKMKRPKYAPCRGKKL from the coding sequence ATGCATCGCCCGACCCGGACCCGCGCCCCCGGTGGCCGGGATGACTGTTGGAGCGAGGGCGCCACATCGACGCTAATCACGGCGTGGGGCGACCGTTACCTCCAGCTGAACCGCGGCAATCTCCGTCAGAATGACTGGAAGGAGGTGGCGGACGCCGTTAACTCTGGACTAAACGGCGGCGTCAAGGCGCCCAAGACGGACGTCCAGTGCAAAAACCGCATCGACACCCTGAAGAAAAAGTACAAACTGGAAAAGTCAAAGCCTAGCCCTTCCACGTGGCCTTTCTACCACCGCCTCCACTCCCTCATCGGCTCTTCACCGGACGCCGCCGTTTCGACCAAAAGAAAGCCCTCAATTCCCACTCTCACTGTAAAATCCCCAGACCTTAAGCCTAAGCCCCCGGGTGGGTCCAGGGAGAGCTCAATTGGATGCGAAGATGGTGAGGATTGTAATGGTGATAGTGTAAGGAAGCGTCGGATGGAGGCGGTGGGGTTATCGGGTGGAGCGGCGTGCAGGGAATTGGCGGGGGCAATATTGAAATTTGGGGAATTATACGAGAGGATGGAGAATTTGAAACAGGAGCAGATGATGGAGCTGGAGAAACAGAGGATGGAGTTCACAAAAGAACTCGAGTTCCAGAGGTTGAATATGTTCAAGGATGCTCAGGTCGAGCTGGAGAAGATGAAGCGCCCCAAGTATGCTCCTTGTAGAG